TCCTTAATGCTATAGGACCCTGTAAAGAAAACAAGTTAGATTGAATAACCAGAAACTCAAAAGCAAAAATGCTGCTTTTTCGCACTGAAACAACATTCAGATTGCATTTAAACAATGAGCTTCAGTTTTACTGGGAACTGTTGCATAAGTTTACAAGAAAGAGCTCTTTCAACCAAAAATAGAGCCAATCCAGAAAATAAGAGATCATCAAGTTATGGAATTAAAGCTCCTAATTATGGTTATATGACCATCAATTCCATAGGTTTTCAACATGCCACAAATTCTGACTAACATATACAACCGATGACCAGAAGGTTAGGAAACTTGTATAAATCAGGAAGCATAAGAAAAAGTGTGaatcttcttttcctttatGGTGGGTGCATAAGGAAGAACTAGAGAAGGAATGCAGTTTACACACCGGAAGAACAACTCAAAGACTCGGTTATCTCTAATTCTCAGCATTCACTGGACTACTGCATCTAAAATCAACTGTATGACCAACAGATCCAATCATGAAACTAAAggtcccagcagtgagttaatGATTTGGTTGTCACCAAAATGTTTCTGCACAGCTATAATGATCTTCTGTGCTGCATAATTTTGCCGAGCAAAAAATGTTTATGGGATTTATAATAGTACCTTCTGATTAATTTCCCGAGCAACGTCAAGAGCCTTTAAACGAGCTTCACCAGCAGGCACCGAGTAATTCACAAGGCCTGCAGCATTGAAGACCTTCCTTGCTAAATATGGATTAATATATATGTAAGGTTGTGTGTTTTTGTGCGTGTGTACCAAGCAGCTTCCTAGTAAACATACCAATTGACATGGCCTCTCTGCCACCAATCTTGCGTCCAGTAAATATAAGTTCCTTTGCCACTGATTTTCCTACCAATCTAGGAAGTCTTTGTGTCCCACCTGCCCTGTTCAGAGTCAGGATCCATGTGAGGGCAGGTGATCTTGCAAACAAGTAAGTTCATAGAAAATAGGTAGTTTTCAAGTAAAAAGACGTCAGCTCAAGCATTAAACAATAGTAAGTTCCATTGTAAGTACAGAAACGTATTGGCCATTTGTAAGCAGAAGTACAACAGCTAAGAAGCTGTTCCAACAATAATCAGAGGAGAAAAACATCATGCATGTCTGTGCATGTAGTGGATCCATGCAATCAAATAAATGTGCAAAGAATCAGCAACCCAGacatttaaaacatgatttAGCACATACCCAGGAATTATAGCAAGTCCAGTTTCTGGCAAGCCCAATACTGCACCTTCTCCTGAATTATTAGATGTGGGCCACAATTATTAATAAAGTTGGATCTTAAAATTTATACTGAAATTAAAGGAATATTGTCTTTTGTAATACACTCAGAACTACCACATATCCGAAGATCACATGATAAAGCCATTTCAAGACCACCACCCAAGGCTGCTCCTTCAATAACAGCAATAGTAGGAACACGAAGTGCCTGTAGCAAAATTAATAGAAGTCAATAAAAATtccatgatacaaagatactttATAGTAATTAAGGAATATCAGCCACAAGTGAATGTAGCATCTATTGAACATAAATAAAATCTGATGCCATTGACAATTGAACTGTCTTTTTTGTGGTAAAGTTGGGGAACTGGAACTATAACCAAAACAACAAAAAtctaatgataaaattttaaagaactTTAACTTCACAATCCCAAAAATGCTGAGAGATCCATTACTTAGGTAAGCCAAGTTAATATGCTTGTGTCTATATTATATATACAGTGATGTATGTGTGAATGCCATATCcattgaattgaaaaaaaaaattcatacatCATTGAGGACAATTACATAATTCTTCCAAGCATTTACTCCTCATGTGTTCTACCGCTGAAGTGATAGCATATAGAAAACAACTGGAAGATTCTAATGTACTGCAAGGAGTTGAAGGATCCACCTCTATAAGTGAGAATGTGGATCGCAGTGTGTTGACAAAAAATTGCACTTCAGATGGAATCATTGTCTTCCGCTCCTGCCAATCCAATCAAAGGTAGAGATGTGAAGCATATGCATCCAAGATCAACTAAACTATAAAAACCAACATAGATTGACAAGCACAAAATAAATGTCTGCAGATAGTGGAAGAAAATATGAAAAGccttaacataaaaattaatgaagccCTCAAATGAGAGTGTTTCTTTATTTTCACTCCTAATAATGACTGCATTTTCAACTGAACCAGAAGCTTACTCAAACTTTAACATTTAGATCTCTTGACCCTCTGACAGTCAAACTTAAACATTTACGCCTCTCGACCTTTAATCTCAGCCTCTAACACAAACTGAAGCAAATATAGcgaaatttttatgaaatcaacAATTGTACTATCACTACTTACGAGAACCTATAGCTCTAGAATGCAGACCAAAGCAAATTGAGATGAGTACAAAACTCAACAACTTAATTGGCATAATCAATGCTATTGTGGcagtaaataaaaaaagatacaAGAAACAACAAAATTACACAAGAGACAGACCCCAAAAGAAAGATCTAATGCGTGCTTCCTAATCTAAACTGAAAACAAGTTACTTAGGCTGACTAAATACTGAATGAAGTAATAAGTATAGAACACAGAGAATCTAACAACCCAAACAAACGTTTAGGTCGAGGTTAGATACTATAAAAAACAAAGCATCCTCTATTTTCTGCAGCCTATTTCTAGCTTTTGAAACAGTGATGCAATTGAAACAATTTAATAGCACaacaaaaaatttatgaatGCAATACCTTAAGATCAGCTCCTGCACAAAACACTTTGGGAACCGAACTGCAAATCATAACAACATTAGCAGAGTCATCCCTATTGATTGTTTCAAAAGTTGCCCGTAAACCCCTCAGCATTTCCTTCCCGATGGCGTTTTTCGCTCCCGGCCTATCCAAATTCACCTCAACAATTCCTGTTAATCAATTTCCGTAAGTGGGTTTTTACTTGTATAGCTGATAAAAACTCTGGAGCTCGTAGCAAATAACAAGAAACACCGTTAACAAACACATATGCAGAGCTTTAAGTGGAACTTACCGAGATCAGAATCGGAAAGCCTTTGTAGCTTGACTGATTCAGAAGAAGCGGGCTCCAAGATAAGCGTTCTACGGCTTTGTAATTGGTGAAAACTGCCATTGAAGTTAGGACTGGAAATCTCAGAAGAAACTATCAGTTTGCCCAAACCGAATAACCGAGAAAAGTTATGGGATTTCGATTTTTTAATGCAGTGGTGACCCAGAGATCTTGTAAAAACCATGAAAGTACCCATCAGCGTTTTGAACTCGAGGTAAAAAAATGTTAACAAAATTTGTGAAAGCTCCGAGCCTCCTGTGCTGCGATACAATGGCCGGCGAGAGCAGAGAGTGAGTGCCGGTAGCGATGAATTTCACAGATACTACAGTAAACTACACTTTAATCTTAAATTTCAATaggataatatttatatttttaaaattatacacttaaattttatattaataatataattaattaaaaagaaaataaatatttaaaatatttttatgaatatttaaatttttttaatataaataaaaaaatgtatattaTAAAAACTACATTAGGATTTTTGAATGTAATTAATTgatctatatttatatttttaaaattaaattttaaatttttatatttaatttatttaaaattatatttttttcttatataatattagtttaaaattaataagttaaattttttaaaaaaatataattttttaaaatactttatataaaaatttagaatttatcTAAAAGTTATTTAGTCATATCTTTAAAATGAATACTCATCATTTTACTAAAAGGAGTGGTGATTTTTTCaattccataatttttatttatttatttttaattgtcttaaaaatattatctatttttttataatatataaattaattattataattttattttattttatttttaataaatttaataaaatttctcttaatatttaataaaatttaatatatctaaaaatataataaaaaaataataaatattatattttttaatgtgtaaaaataaaataaataaaaattatgagagtatttattaaaaaattgtttaatcatatttattattataataattaaaaagatatttattattaaataagcatgcaatgaatttgaaaataaagagaaaatataataaaatatttaataaaactagCTTAGCATAACCATATAAACATCTACGATAGTCTTTATCTACTTATTTTTTAAGCTTATAATTTCATAAGAATGctataaataaatagattaatttatttttggagAAACACTCTCTTAGAGTCTGTTTAATATTGTTATTAAAACTgagagaaataattttttaaaataatttaattaaaattgtattaaaaaatcattaaaaataaatttgacaaatttttaattataaaaacattaaaataataaaataattatttttaaattatatttttcaacctgtaaaaaaattattttaaagcaaTTTTGCCTTTGAAACTTTAATGCCAACTACATACTTAgtcttattaatttattttcttgtatGTTAACAaagtagagattttttttttttttgaattgcaAAACGATTGCAGGCCCTGAGGGCAACAAAGTGGAAAATAACGATAAAAAAGGTGAAGAATAACCACAAATGGCTACCTGCATCAAGGGGGAAGGCCAAATTTAGCCATGTAGCTCTACTTTGATGATCCCACCACTCCCAGAAAAATAAGCGAttgtcaaaaataatttatatttaaaaaaaattttaaatatttcttatttttttataaaaaatattttttaatgagataatttattttttattatttaattttaatttaaaaataaaatttattaaaaaatttatatataaagacattaataaatatatcgagatgtaaaaataactttattttttaaaaaaaattattttttttaaattatttttttatcaaaaaatattatttattaattaaattttttaaatacttcaaatataattaaattttttaaatactctaaatatcaaaaaatatgaCAAAtactttcttaaaaaatatttttcaaacttaaatataaattaattatttttttatgattgagatgcttaaaaaatttaataaaaaatatttttttagttaaagaaaaaaattaaacatgGAAAATAACTTTCCATTCTAAAAAAGAAGtcatttttcactttaaaattcttattgagatctttttatataaatttattaatatattttatttttaaaattaaaattaaataataaaaaataaattattttgtaccAATAAATGGTGAACAATAAACATAGAAAAACaaatttttagattttgttTGAGAGTAGATTCTTTCACagtaatgaattgttttcaaaaaatttaaaaacttcagATTTATGATTGGGagagaatattttttaaaaaagttgtaAAAACCAACCACTAAATTAATGGTTAAGAAAACGATatctttatttaaataaaaaattatgaaaaagctTATTTTACTTTACATGATGTAGCAAAATTATGAACTGTAAAATTCCGAAAAAATAAAAGGTGGGCTTGGATTGAATGAGATTACTGTAACGTTGTATCCTTGACAATTACAACAGAGACGAATGAGCCCCAATTACATTCCATTTTACAGGAAAAGAATGTTAATATTTCAAGTATGGCTCAATGATTAGGATTTAGGAATGTAAAGAATGGGTTAAAGGCAGCTGAAAATCAagaccatatatatatatatatgatcctGTCATTAATTATCTCCTCTTTCGGTTTTTACAGCATCAGAACCTTCATCTTGGCATCTTTCCAGGATCAAGTTACAGTTGTTCATTGTGCTTGCATCAAGAAGACCATGGTTCCAAAGCTTGATCATGAATAACCTCCAGCACCTGAGTCCAATGGATCaatataaatatctctatatctCTAATCAAATATTCAAGAAATTGAGGAATGCTGGAGGATGAGGGAAGAATGAAATAAATTACATAAAGGTTCAAAGCAAATGATCAAGAAATTATCATAATCGAGAACATTATCATCTGAGGAATAGCATACCAGTTGAAGAAGCATCTAATAAGAGGTCATGTGGTCCAATCAAATAGAACTACAGAATggaatttccttttttttttgtcaataaaaAATAGCCTTTTGAAGAATATTGCATTTCAAAGGTCCATCAAGTCAACCAATTAATGCAATTATTACCAACATTGATCATGGTACTTCTATCTCTTGTAAACATAAATAAGCTGAGAGGCTCGCCAAATAGACTTTATTTTCCCACAGAAGGATTCTAATCCTACACAATCAAGTTGTAAGTCTGTATAATTGTTAATATGAAATTGAATGAAGCAATGGCCAGAAAACAGGGGGGTGGGGGGAGATTATTCAGGAGCAGTACCAAAAAAGAGCAGGAGATCCAACCAGTTCCCTCCCATGAAGTTTTGAAAACGCCTCGCATGCCCAGGCTACATGACCATCTGCCAGCACCCTGccaaatttaaaaagtaaaacctTTTACCTTAATTTCACTATCAAACCAACTCGCATGAACCGGCTCTTCTTATGTGCTGCTGAGTCATGTAAACATCTCAGCGTACAAAAATTCATGGAAAGAATTAGcagaaaagagagagagtaCGAGAGAGAGACAATATACCTGAAAAGAATAAAAACAGAAGCAAGAAAACAGAAGAATTGGTTAGCAGCCATTACCTTTGCTTTCTTACAAATGAGTTCCACAGATGCATAAGTTGCTTCTCATCTTTGCTAACATCCACGAAGTCATCAAGCATCTAAAACATCAGTTCAATGTTAATTTCTCCACTCTAAAACATCTCATTTTGGAAATGAAAGTTATGCTTAGATGGCCCACAAGAGGCACATGAACGGTATCTACATGTaagtatatataaagaaaagcAAGTGAAGTTGAATTCCAGTTGAACATATTCAAGTTCCACAACAATTAATCAGAATCTTaacataaaaagaagaaaaacgaATACGCATAAGCATCAGCCATACCCTTCTATCTTCAAAATCTGCAATGTCATCATCGACTTCATCTTCACTGTCTCGATCTGACATTACTTGTTCTAGTGCCATAGGCTTCAAGTACAAAAATAAGTTGTAGCATAAGTTATAAAATAGCATAAACTTGTTAAGCCACATGAGAAAGTCAATCAGATCTTAGAATACCTATTCACAAATACTGTAAATTGAAAATCAAAGCAATAATGACCACTTGCACAAACCATTCAGATAAAGATTCAAGGAAATTCATTTAGACTGATACtttatttatgttttaatgtttgcTTTATCCTTTTATCTGGCAAAAGTTTCATGTTGAATATGGCCAATATGAAACATCAAGAAGAGATTGCTGCTGCATCTACCAATGAAACTGCCTTCATGATGTATGATCTGATGTACACCCAGTACTGGAACCAAGTACCATAATCATCGTCatcattttcataattattatttaatttgcttttttttcttattattaaaataattacacAAGAAAACCTGAGTGGGCGCATAAAAAGAGAGGGAATCAAATAGGGCTATTGGATAAAAAAATCCAAATGTTTACTATAATTCACACTTATATCCAAACACTTTAAATCTTGAATGGTAATGTTAAATCTTTTCAATTTGTCATGATTATAGTTAAGAGGATTAAATCGAAGTAAAAAAGTTAatggtaaattataatatagtcccTACAGTTctatttgactaataaaata
The Manihot esculenta cultivar AM560-2 chromosome 1, M.esculenta_v8, whole genome shotgun sequence genome window above contains:
- the LOC110619263 gene encoding probable enoyl-CoA hydratase 2, mitochondrial; the encoded protein is MGTFMVFTRSLGHHCIKKSKSHNFSRLFGLGKLIVSSEISSPNFNGSFHQLQSRRTLILEPASSESVKLQRLSDSDLGIVEVNLDRPGAKNAIGKEMLRGLRATFETINRDDSANVVMICSSVPKVFCAGADLKERKTMIPSEVQFFVNTLRSTFSLIEALRVPTIAVIEGAALGGGLEMALSCDLRICGEGAVLGLPETGLAIIPGAGGTQRLPRLVGKSVAKELIFTGRKIGGREAMSIGLVNYSVPAGEARLKALDVAREINQKGPIALRMAKKAINQGLEIDLESALELEEECYEQVLNTNDRLEGLAAFAEKRKPIYTGK